Proteins encoded in a region of the Armatimonadota bacterium genome:
- a CDS encoding PD40 domain-containing protein codes for MRGVAFFALIAACGCSFNPAVGPDHSSVSIAIDDTGSVLAFTAADGSVHLLDTKSGAKRRVDTRGHAANKVALSPDGKTLAVVCKDFGPAGVLCVVGADGSGFKRLTDDSGVSDGSPAFSPDGKTIAFSRATRYRRYSTGGMTWDHYDVWTVSPKGTGLKRLTARNLYSVSGCVFWPNGATVVYSGIMPGARKTEPTLFTASAQASMPDVKGRYFSETATSVSPEWESYQLAPGPGDSLTVISSKAQLCTLKGEGGGFRLLPTGEQHWDGIAAGRRCDVVYYLSDVGTGPSGLSVYALKAVRPGSRPWKVAGAEFFSGR; via the coding sequence ATGAGAGGAGTCGCATTCTTTGCTTTGATCGCGGCGTGCGGGTGCAGTTTCAACCCGGCTGTCGGCCCCGACCACAGTTCCGTCTCGATCGCGATCGACGATACAGGCAGCGTACTGGCTTTCACGGCGGCGGACGGATCGGTCCACCTGCTCGACACGAAGAGCGGTGCCAAGCGAAGGGTCGACACCAGGGGTCACGCCGCGAACAAGGTCGCCCTCTCGCCGGACGGCAAGACGCTGGCTGTCGTCTGCAAGGACTTCGGGCCGGCGGGCGTCCTGTGTGTGGTCGGGGCGGACGGTTCAGGGTTCAAGCGGCTGACGGACGACAGTGGCGTCTCCGACGGTTCGCCTGCCTTCTCGCCGGACGGGAAAACGATCGCTTTCTCCAGGGCCACGCGGTACCGGCGGTACAGCACGGGCGGCATGACGTGGGACCACTACGACGTCTGGACCGTTTCGCCTAAGGGGACGGGGCTCAAACGGCTGACAGCCCGAAACCTCTACTCCGTCAGCGGCTGCGTGTTCTGGCCGAACGGCGCGACCGTCGTCTATTCGGGCATCATGCCAGGAGCAAGGAAGACCGAACCAACGCTGTTTACGGCTTCGGCCCAAGCCTCCATGCCAGACGTCAAGGGTCGCTACTTTAGCGAAACGGCCACAAGCGTCAGTCCGGAATGGGAATCTTATCAGCTCGCACCAGGTCCTGGGGACAGTCTTACGGTGATTTCTTCGAAGGCGCAGCTCTGCACTCTGAAGGGAGAGGGCGGGGGCTTCCGCTTGTTGCCCACGGGCGAGCAACATTGGGACGGTATCGCGGCCGGACGCCGATGTGACGTCGTCTACTACCTGTCGGACGTCGGGACGGGGCCTAGTGGACTTTCTGTGTACGCCTTGAAGGCGGTGCGGCCAGGGTCGCGTCCGTGGAAGGTCGCTGGCGCCGAGTTTTTCTCGGGGCGATGA
- a CDS encoding beta-lactamase family protein, whose product MLITTAMLLASTQADTDLGRQVDAYVRKEMAARHVPGAQVAVVLQGKVVYKRSFGKASLQFDLPVKDTTLFTLNSATKPFTGVAVMQLVQAGKLSLDDPVGKHLDGLPVAWRGVTIGQLATHVSGLPDIVDQSQGGKLVGESEDDAWSKVQTMPLEYPTGTKYSYNQTNYLLLGKVIDKLSGRPFTTFIEEGQFRPAKMAHTRYGDARDVVKGLAQAYYIEQGDDGSVTYRPTGSVFPHFLWTGAGLCSTATDVARWIVALQDGTLLGSKSLEAMWTRGRFVDGKPASWAVGWPASSRADHRWVAGIGGGRSAFFVYPDDGVAVVLLTNLAGSAPEDWIEPIARMVVPGIPGEKG is encoded by the coding sequence ATGCTCATCACGACCGCGATGCTCCTTGCCTCGACCCAGGCCGACACCGACCTAGGGCGTCAAGTGGACGCGTATGTCCGAAAGGAAATGGCGGCGAGGCACGTGCCCGGCGCACAGGTCGCGGTCGTGCTCCAAGGGAAAGTCGTCTACAAGCGCTCCTTCGGAAAGGCGAGCCTCCAGTTCGACCTTCCGGTGAAAGACACGACCCTTTTCACGCTCAACTCCGCGACGAAACCGTTCACGGGCGTGGCCGTGATGCAGCTCGTCCAAGCGGGGAAGCTGTCGCTCGACGATCCGGTCGGAAAGCACCTGGACGGTCTGCCGGTCGCCTGGCGCGGCGTCACGATCGGTCAGCTCGCGACGCACGTCTCGGGCCTGCCCGACATCGTCGACCAGAGCCAGGGCGGGAAGCTGGTCGGCGAATCGGAAGACGACGCCTGGTCCAAAGTCCAGACGATGCCGCTTGAGTATCCGACCGGGACGAAATACTCTTACAACCAGACCAACTACCTCCTGCTCGGCAAGGTGATCGACAAGCTCTCGGGCCGACCGTTCACGACTTTCATCGAGGAGGGCCAGTTCCGGCCCGCGAAGATGGCCCACACGCGCTACGGCGACGCCCGCGACGTCGTGAAGGGGCTGGCGCAGGCTTACTACATCGAGCAAGGCGACGACGGGTCGGTGACCTACCGGCCGACGGGGTCCGTGTTCCCGCACTTCCTGTGGACGGGCGCGGGCCTGTGCTCGACGGCGACCGACGTGGCTCGCTGGATCGTCGCCCTGCAGGACGGCACGCTCCTCGGTTCGAAGAGCCTGGAGGCGATGTGGACGCGCGGTCGGTTCGTGGACGGCAAACCGGCGTCATGGGCGGTCGGTTGGCCGGCGTCCTCCCGCGCCGACCACCGTTGGGTGGCGGGGATCGGCGGCGGTCGGTCGGCGTTTTTCGTGTACCCCGACGACGGCGTCGCGGTGGTGTTGCTCACGAACCTGGCGGGCAGCGCTCCAGAGGACTGGATCGAACCGATCGCGAGGATGGTCGTGCCGGGGATTCCCGGGGAGAAGGGTTAG